The Juglans microcarpa x Juglans regia isolate MS1-56 chromosome 8S, Jm3101_v1.0, whole genome shotgun sequence genome has a window encoding:
- the LOC121245039 gene encoding uncharacterized protein LOC121245039 isoform X2, which produces MINTCDVVQLLPISSFKFNDNTEEMRGKKTEEKTSVKSESSIISGVRREGYEVDSDLLPGDSQNEDPVRNPPEVSSLIAWEDSEDKRDRLAEYFNCPKDLKGSEEGENLYTRENIMEYELPELDVFFHESSYQFVKDICIDSGVTSQGKCLLETYELDHTTLSCILNSDVDTSSELTEETLDTASFGTNGSRHSTEQDCNKDVIKQCACEGLTMKGEIDIDAGHEISDQSHKKIISKILLLDREAPFKEAVSENLMASSTTEANDNSHPIFNSEVEPESLSNRFNSSTLTINSGEDSLLCVSKRSTSSTASSRSFAFPILPAEWNGSPVRMVRADRVQLRKHRRWRLCFPCLKF; this is translated from the exons ATGATAAATACATGTGATGTTGTTCAACTCCTTCCTATAAGCTCCTTCAAATTCAATGACAATACTGAGGAGATGAGAGGAAAGAAGACTGAAGAAAAGACCAGCGTGAAATCTGAAAGTTCAATCATCTCTGGTGTAAGAAGGGAAGGCTATGAGGTGGATTCAGATTTACTTCCAGGTGATAGTCAAAATGAAGATCCAGTCAGAAACCCTCCAGAAGTAAGTAGTTTAATAGCTTGGGAGGATTCAGAGGACAAAAGGGACCGTCTAGCAGAATATTTTAACTGTCCTAAAGATTTGAAAGGGAGTGAGGAAGGAGAAAACCTTTACACTAGAGAGAATATAATGGAGTATGAATTACCAGAGCTGGATGTTTTCTTTCATGAGAGCAGTTATCAGTTTGTTAAGGACATTTGCATTGACAGTGGAGTGACTTCTCAGGGCAAGTGTTTGCTAGAAACTTATGAGTTGGACCATACTACTCTCTCTTGCATACTCAATTCTGATGTGGATACCAGCAGTGAATTAACAGAAGAAACTCTGGATACAGCTTCATTTGGGACAAACGGGTCAAGACATAGCACTGAACAGGACTGCAATAAGGATGTAATCAAACAATGTGCTTGTGAAGGCTTGACGATGAAAGGCGAAATAGATATTGATGCAGGACATGAGATTTCTGATCAGTCCCATAAGAAGATAATCTCTAAAATTCTGCTTCTAGATAGAGAG GCTCCATTTAAGGAAGCAGTATCGGAAAACTTGATGGCATCTTCAACGACTGAAGCAAATGACAACAGCCACCCAATTTTCAACAGTGAGGTGGAGCCTGAGAGCCTCAGTAATCGTTTCAATTCATCTACACTCACAATAAACAGCGGCGAGGATTCCCTGCTATGTGTATCTAAGCGGTCAACTAGCAGCACAGCCAGTTCCCGTTCATTTGCTTTTCCCAT ATTGCCTGCTGAGTGGAATGGCAGCCCAGTAAGAATGGTAAGAGCTGACAGGGTTCAATTAAGAAAGCACAGACGTTGGAGACTCTGCTTTCCCTGCCTTAAATTCTGA
- the LOC121245039 gene encoding uncharacterized protein LOC121245039 isoform X1: MHSAHKFESFPNQVKASKMINTCDVVQLLPISSFKFNDNTEEMRGKKTEEKTSVKSESSIISGVRREGYEVDSDLLPGDSQNEDPVRNPPEVSSLIAWEDSEDKRDRLAEYFNCPKDLKGSEEGENLYTRENIMEYELPELDVFFHESSYQFVKDICIDSGVTSQGKCLLETYELDHTTLSCILNSDVDTSSELTEETLDTASFGTNGSRHSTEQDCNKDVIKQCACEGLTMKGEIDIDAGHEISDQSHKKIISKILLLDREAPFKEAVSENLMASSTTEANDNSHPIFNSEVEPESLSNRFNSSTLTINSGEDSLLCVSKRSTSSTASSRSFAFPILPAEWNGSPVRMVRADRVQLRKHRRWRLCFPCLKF, encoded by the exons ATGCATTCCGCACACAAGTTTGAGTCGTTTCCGAACCAAGTAAAAGCCTCAAAG ATGATAAATACATGTGATGTTGTTCAACTCCTTCCTATAAGCTCCTTCAAATTCAATGACAATACTGAGGAGATGAGAGGAAAGAAGACTGAAGAAAAGACCAGCGTGAAATCTGAAAGTTCAATCATCTCTGGTGTAAGAAGGGAAGGCTATGAGGTGGATTCAGATTTACTTCCAGGTGATAGTCAAAATGAAGATCCAGTCAGAAACCCTCCAGAAGTAAGTAGTTTAATAGCTTGGGAGGATTCAGAGGACAAAAGGGACCGTCTAGCAGAATATTTTAACTGTCCTAAAGATTTGAAAGGGAGTGAGGAAGGAGAAAACCTTTACACTAGAGAGAATATAATGGAGTATGAATTACCAGAGCTGGATGTTTTCTTTCATGAGAGCAGTTATCAGTTTGTTAAGGACATTTGCATTGACAGTGGAGTGACTTCTCAGGGCAAGTGTTTGCTAGAAACTTATGAGTTGGACCATACTACTCTCTCTTGCATACTCAATTCTGATGTGGATACCAGCAGTGAATTAACAGAAGAAACTCTGGATACAGCTTCATTTGGGACAAACGGGTCAAGACATAGCACTGAACAGGACTGCAATAAGGATGTAATCAAACAATGTGCTTGTGAAGGCTTGACGATGAAAGGCGAAATAGATATTGATGCAGGACATGAGATTTCTGATCAGTCCCATAAGAAGATAATCTCTAAAATTCTGCTTCTAGATAGAGAG GCTCCATTTAAGGAAGCAGTATCGGAAAACTTGATGGCATCTTCAACGACTGAAGCAAATGACAACAGCCACCCAATTTTCAACAGTGAGGTGGAGCCTGAGAGCCTCAGTAATCGTTTCAATTCATCTACACTCACAATAAACAGCGGCGAGGATTCCCTGCTATGTGTATCTAAGCGGTCAACTAGCAGCACAGCCAGTTCCCGTTCATTTGCTTTTCCCAT ATTGCCTGCTGAGTGGAATGGCAGCCCAGTAAGAATGGTAAGAGCTGACAGGGTTCAATTAAGAAAGCACAGACGTTGGAGACTCTGCTTTCCCTGCCTTAAATTCTGA